In Pseudomonas sp. MM213, a genomic segment contains:
- a CDS encoding LysR substrate-binding domain-containing protein, whose product MIDIRQLRYFVAVAEEEHVGRAAERLHISQSPLSRQIAQLEERLGLTLFERSQQRIRLTRDGQTFLAETRALLTHANRLESLGKRLGRGEEGGLCIGYIENAMHAGVLPNALRVLRVDRPNVHVALYNLSSAEQLEGLRQRSLDIALVSEPPVADDPDLLGFQVLDDPMLLALPEHHPLALQAELTPADLANQEWIGVQHRQNCASRDDFVSACIRAGFTPDIRMEATEPFTALGLVASGLGIAMIQKGLSRNAPPGVVLREVQWISFTTPLWAAWHRVNLRPLVETFRKVLTEP is encoded by the coding sequence ATGATCGACATTCGCCAATTGCGCTACTTCGTCGCCGTCGCCGAAGAAGAACACGTCGGTCGCGCCGCCGAACGCCTGCACATTTCCCAATCGCCCCTGAGCCGGCAGATCGCCCAGCTTGAGGAACGCCTGGGCCTGACCCTGTTCGAGCGCAGCCAGCAACGCATCCGCCTGACCCGCGACGGCCAGACCTTTCTCGCCGAAACCCGCGCCCTGCTGACCCACGCCAATCGCCTGGAATCCCTCGGCAAACGCCTGGGTCGCGGTGAAGAAGGTGGCCTGTGCATCGGCTACATCGAAAACGCCATGCACGCCGGCGTCTTGCCCAATGCCCTGCGCGTGCTGCGGGTCGACCGGCCGAACGTGCACGTCGCGCTGTACAACCTCAGCTCCGCCGAACAACTCGAAGGCCTGCGTCAGCGTAGTCTCGATATCGCACTGGTCAGCGAACCGCCCGTCGCCGACGATCCGGACCTGCTGGGTTTTCAGGTGCTGGACGACCCAATGCTGCTGGCGCTGCCCGAGCATCATCCGCTGGCCTTGCAAGCGGAACTGACCCCGGCAGATCTGGCCAATCAGGAATGGATCGGCGTGCAACACCGCCAGAACTGCGCGAGCCGCGACGACTTCGTCAGCGCCTGCATCCGCGCCGGTTTCACCCCGGACATCCGCATGGAGGCGACTGAGCCGTTCACCGCGCTGGGGCTGGTGGCGTCGGGGCTGGGGATTGCGATGATTCAGAAAGGCTTGAGCCGCAATGCACCGCCGGGCGTGGTGCTGCGGGAGGTGCAGTGGATTTCATTCACCACGCCGCTGTGGGCAGCGTGGCATCGGGTTAATTTGCGGCCGTTGGTGGAGACGTTCAGGAAGGTGCTGACTGAGCCATAA
- a CDS encoding aldo/keto reductase, translated as MSLKDKLPGALGFGTVPLGNMFRAIPEEEALATVHAAWDAGVRYFDTAPFYGSGLSEIRLGAALSQYKRDDYVLSSKVGRVILDEVEDAAARDLGEKSGVFEHGRANKIVNDYSADATMRSIEDSLKRLQTDRLDIVWVHDIAQDFYGDQWLEYFNQARTGAFKVLTRLREEGVIKGWGLGVNKVEPCELTLDLTEAQPDGFLLAGRYTLLDHDRALQRLMDAALAQNVEIVVGGPYSSGILAGGAHFEYQKASPAIIHKVEQIKRIAAAHGVDIKAAALQFSLANPAVAAVIPGSSRPDRIAEDVAALSAVIPAAFWQAMRDAKLVSERAPLPLAGV; from the coding sequence ATGAGCTTGAAAGACAAACTGCCCGGTGCGCTGGGTTTCGGTACCGTCCCATTGGGCAACATGTTCCGCGCCATCCCTGAAGAAGAAGCGCTGGCCACCGTGCACGCCGCCTGGGATGCCGGCGTGCGTTACTTCGACACCGCACCGTTTTACGGTTCGGGCCTGTCGGAAATTCGCTTGGGCGCCGCGCTGTCCCAGTACAAACGCGACGACTATGTGCTGAGCAGCAAGGTCGGGCGGGTGATTCTGGATGAAGTCGAAGACGCAGCCGCCCGTGATCTGGGTGAGAAGAGTGGCGTGTTCGAACACGGCCGCGCGAACAAGATCGTCAACGATTACAGCGCCGACGCGACGATGCGTTCCATCGAAGACAGCCTCAAGCGTCTGCAAACCGATCGTCTGGACATCGTTTGGGTCCACGACATCGCGCAGGACTTCTACGGTGATCAATGGCTGGAATACTTCAACCAGGCCCGCACCGGCGCGTTCAAAGTGCTGACCCGTTTGCGCGAAGAAGGCGTGATCAAGGGGTGGGGCCTGGGTGTGAACAAGGTCGAGCCGTGTGAGCTGACCCTCGACCTGACCGAAGCCCAGCCGGACGGTTTTCTGCTGGCGGGCCGCTACACGCTGCTTGATCACGACCGTGCCCTGCAACGCCTGATGGATGCCGCGCTGGCGCAGAACGTCGAGATCGTGGTCGGTGGTCCCTACAGCTCGGGGATTCTGGCCGGCGGTGCGCATTTCGAATACCAGAAGGCCAGCCCGGCGATTATCCATAAAGTCGAGCAGATCAAACGCATCGCGGCGGCTCACGGCGTCGACATCAAGGCCGCTGCATTGCAGTTCTCCCTCGCTAACCCGGCCGTTGCCGCCGTGATTCCAGGTTCCAGCCGTCCGGACCGGATTGCTGAAGATGTGGCTGCGTTGTCAGCCGTCATTCCCGCTGCGTTCTGGCAAGCCATGCGCGACGCGAAACTGGTGTCCGAACGCGCTCCATTACCCCTCGCAGGAGTTTGA